The Aeromonas jandaei genomic interval CATTATTAGTTATTTCATCAAATGCATCATCTGGATCAATATATGTTAAATGCAATCCTGACTCAAAAAAGAGAATTTTTAATCTCTCTAGTTCTGAGCTTGGTAGCTCAGTTAAAAACTTTTCCCTTTCAATGATAGACAAGGCTTTTTCTTTTGCATTTCTAGCTGCATCGATGGCATCTAAATTAGTTGATGTATCAATTATGTTTTCAAATTTCGTAATGTCAAAATTTAGTAATGTTGGGTTTTTAACTTCATCATCATTAGTACGCCCTGCCTTTAACTCCTTAATTTTATTGCTCATGTTGCTATTTTTTCTATTGAACTCCTCCGTGTTAATAAAGTGTATGGAGGGCTTTAATTTAGAAAGGTTAGGGGCGTCACCACTAAATACCTCATTAAGTCTGTTTACTCTACCAATCAGATTGGTGAGCTCTTTTGCACCCAGGGAGTGTGTATTTAAAATGTATAAATTGTCTATGGGTAAATTCACGCCTTCAAGAATTACTGAGTTTGCAACTATAAAGTTCAGCTCGTTTATAGTGCGGAATTTAAACTCCAAATACTCTTTTATCAGGTCAGGTAGTTTCCCATGAATATACAGCATTCCTCTTTTCACTAACTCAACGCAGTAAAAGTCTTCATGTACATTTTGCGATATAACTTGGGCCAATTCTTCTAGTTCTTTAGTGATTGAAAGTGTCAGGGTGTTTGCTAAAAGCCCTGCAAACTCTTCAACCTTTTTAGGCGCTCTTAGATAAATGAAATTTTTATTTTTTGCATTAGAAAAAATATAAGGGAAGACAGCGGTTTTCTCTTGTTGTTCAAAAAATTCATTAAGGAAGCGATTGTATCTATATACAGAGCCATCCAATCTAAATTCACTAATATCAGGTTCTTTAATATTAAATTGAATTTTTCTTGTTTCTATCCTTTGCTGCTCTTCAAATTTCAAGTTATTACTATCATTTATCAATGGCGAGAAATAATAGAGGTGAGAGTCTGGTTTTCTCATTCTAACTCTACGAATTAATCGACTTAATAGAATACTCCTAGATGATGACTCAAAGAGATTATGAGCCTCATCAATTAATAGAACATCAACCTGCATATTATTTTGACTTTTTAATAGTCGTAGCGCTCGTTCTTGAGTAAATACAGCTATGAAACTATCTTCGCCATCATACATTTCATCATGGAAAATTACTTTTCTATTTGTAAAGAAAGAGCTTATCAATTTGTAGGTTTGAGTGAGTAGTGACTTAGTTGGAACGATAATGAATATTTTTCCTGATGTTATATTTTTTATGAGTTCCACTATCATTGCACTTTTACCAAATGATGTCGGTGCTATATAGCAATTATCATTTGCACTACTTTCAATTAATTGATTTCTATATTTGTTTTGCTCTAGTGTCTCTGTTATATCATTGTATTTGAATTTTTTCAGTCCATTGGCTACAAGTTCATTAGAAAAGCTATTTTCAATAAGGTCATTATCTATAATGAACTTAGAGATAGGATAAAATCCCAGGTTAGTACTTAGATCAAATAACGGAGTGTAATTATTACTTTGTAATGAGTATGATAGGATTAAGAAGTATCCAAACTCCAAGAAATAAGCCCTCCTTCTATCTCTTTCAAACTCTTTAATTAGAAGAATGGCAACTGATAATGCATATGTGCTCTCCTTCTCATTTAAGTTAATGTTTTTAGCTATTTTTTCATTTATTTCATAAAAACGTGAATCTTTACTTAACCAAGTTAACGTATCTGAATTGCTCACGATTCACCTCTAAGATATAGCAGGAATGAATTATAACTTGCCTTTGTTATACAGATAGCTTTCGTTGACTTAGCTGTTAATGATTCAAAAAAAGCATCATCAGTTCTTAATATTTGATGAGAGAAATTAGAATCCCAACCGTTCATCAAAAATATACTTGAGCATGGGATGATATTAAACTTGTCTACTTTTCCAAACTCACCGTTGTCAAAAAGATCTGATAGTTCTTTAATTTTTTTTCTAATCGTTTTGCTAGTGCCAACATCCGCGTGGCATGCATGGTTATAAGCGTTTCTCCATGGGTTATTTTTACTTTTTCTACTATCTCCAGCTATTACAGATGATATGTCACTGTATGCTTCTTTTATTTTATTCTTGTGGCTAATGCCATCTGTAGAGGCCAATCCCGATTTACTTTCAACTAGATATTCTTCTGTTTCACTGGAAAAGAAACCATCAAACCCTTTTTTTATTGATCCTTCCTCAAGATTGAAAAATAGAAACTCTTGCTTTAATTTCATTTGCCTTAAATATAAATGAACAAAAAACTCTGCAACAGCTCCTATTTTAGTTCGCTCATCCTTGGTCTCGAGGAATTTGAGAAAATTAGACTTAACCAAATCCAGATCGGAGTCACTATCTCCCTCACATATTTGGACTAACTGGTCATCTATTTGTTTAGTGATTTCTGGTGTTAAATTAATGAAATCTAATACATGTAATTCAACATTGTTAGAAAACCTTTTAATTTCAGGAATAATCAAAATTAAATCCTTACTTAATAAGCCCACAAATTAAGAAATCTGGGACACCCACCCTTCTTATCAAGGTGCTGTGCAGCCAAATTGCAGGCTACCGCCCATGGATTACAGCTTCCAATATGCTCCCTTGACCTGCGCTGGCAGCAACCCATCGCAGTTCAACAGGTTCTGAATGGCCATGGTAAGCCAAACGAAACTGCCGAGGCGAGCCTTAAAGTGATGTAACTATCAGAAACGTCTCGTTTTTTGACCTCTATCAAACTCTTCTTGCTCTGCGACCTTGTCGCCAACCGGACAGTGATCGGGCGCTGGCTGCTGGTCACCCTGCGGCTATGGCCGGGTGCTGGAACCCCTCAAATTGTTTTACTGGTGCAACGCATAAGCGAGCAGCTGTTGCGCAGGCGGAACAATCAAGGGCGGTGTGGGCAGGGCCACAGTGGCGGGGAGGGACAAAGCAGCCCCGCCGATCTGAACCATGGCATGGCCGACAGGCAGCAAACGGGCGGTTTACTCGATACGCACGACATCGGGATGGGCGGCGCTGGCGGCTTCATGATAGATATCGTCAAGCCAGCGCGGGATCTCATCCTCGGTCAGAAAGTCGGGAATAATCACATCGCGGATGCGCGAGTATTTGCGCTCGGGCAGGCTGACGTTAAACAGCAGCCACTGCTCCCCCTCCCGTTTTACGCCGACCAGTCGGCCAAAGACGCTGAATATCATCATGCAATGTTCCTTCTCGTGCTGTTGCCTTGCCGCCCGCTGTTATCCCGTTTTAATACGAAATCCGGGACACCTGCCTGTGTGAGCAAGGCATAACGCTACCGCCACCATGGATTCCTGCTTCCGAGATACCTGCTTCCAAGATGCCTGCTTCCAATATGCTCCCTTGATCCACGAGGGCCGCAACTCATCGCAGCCGAACAGGTTCTGAGCGGCCATGGTAAGCCAAACGACACTGTCGAGGTGAGCCTTAACCTGATGTAACCATCAGAAACAACGCGTTTTATGACCGCTATCAAACTCTTCATTCTCTGCGGCCTTGCTGCCAACCGGACAGTGATCGGGCGCTGGCTGCTGGTCATCCTGCGGCTATGGCCGGGTGCTAGAACCCCTCAAATTGTTTTACTGGTGCAACGCATAAGCGAGCAGCTGTTGCGCAGGCGGAACAATCAAGGGGCGATGCTAGTCGGTCAACAGGGGCGGGGAGGGAAAAACAGGTGGCCCGCTAGAGATAAAACCCCCGGCTGGCGCGCTTTACATCAGGTGGTGCCATTTGGTGCAGGAAGTGGTCGATTTAACGGCAGTGGGTGACTAGACTAGCTTGGTCTTCTTATGAGACCTATTAAGCCTGTTTACTGTTAACCATAACCGGAAGGATCCGACATGAAAGCGATGACTGCAGCCCTTTTGCTCCCCCTGATTCCCCTTGCCGTTCAGGCGGGGGTGCCCGTGTGGATCACCATTGGGGCCGATAGCGGGGTTGAACTCAAGCAGGTCAATGCCAAGCTCTCTCCCCTGTTCAGTGCCAGCGGGGCGCCCGTCCAGCTGGCCCAGATTGAGGCAAGCGAGCTTGGCTCCCTCTCGCACCTGATGCACGAGGGGCACCAGCGCTGCGGCGGCTATGTGGTGCACACGACCCTGGCCGATGCGCTGCAGAGCATGGCCCAGCCCCTTAGCCAAAACCTGTTCAGCGCCCCGCCGTTGACCCAGGGGGCCAGTGTCAACCGGCTGCTGCCCCATCTGGATCAAGGCAATATCGCCAGCACCATCAGCAAGCTGTCCGGCTGGCGCAACCGCTACTACACCACCCCCACCGGCACGCAATCTGCCGACTGGGTGGCCAGCCAGTGGCAGAGCCTCGGTAGCACCCTGCCATGGGCCAGCGTCAGCCGGGTCAAACATAGCGGCTACCCGCAACAATCGGTGGTGCTGACCCTCAAGGGGAGCCGCTATCCGGACGAGGTGGTGGTGCTCGGCGGCCATCTTGATTCCACCGCAGGCTCGGCCCCCAACAGCAAGACGCTGGCCCCCGGCGCCGATGATGACGCCTCCGGCATCGCTACCCTGACCGAGGTGCTGCGGGTCATCGCCGAGCAGGGCCGCCAGCCGGAGCGCACCCTGCAATTTATCGGCTATGCGGCGGAGGAGGTGGGCTTGCGGGGCTCCAAGGATATCGCCAGCCGCTACAAGGCGGCCAACACCAGGGTATTGGCCGCGCTCCAGCTGGACATGACCAACTACAAGGGCTCGGCGAACGACATCGTCTTTATGACCGACTACACCGACAAGGGGTTGACCGGCTACCTCACCCAGCTGATCGATGCCTACCTGCCGCAAGTCAGCTATGGCTATGACAGCTGTGGTTATGGTTGCTCGGATCACGCCTCCTGGCACAATCAGGGCTACCCCGCCGCCATGCCGTTCGAGTCACGCTTTAGCGAATACAACCCCAGGATCCACACGGCGCAGGATACGTTGCAAAACTCGGATCCCTCGGCTGGCCACGCTCTCAAGTTTGCCCAGCTGGCGACCAGCTTTGCCGTTGAAATGGGCAAGATCAACTGAGTCACAGGCCGCTGCACAAGCCCAAAGGAAGGAAGTCTCGACTTCCTTCCTTTTTTCTATCTTCTGTGCGGCTTTGCCCCCGCCATACAAAAAGCCCCGAGAGCAGGGCGCTTTGGGGGAAGAGGAAACACCCTGCAAGGTCGTTATCCCGAGTTTCAGGTAACGCTTGTTCAATACCACGCCAGCAGTGCATCGAAGATGCGGGTATGGCGCACTTGCAGGTTGTCCCCCTTGAGCGCAATGGTGGCGCTATAGAGCTGGGCACCGGGCTCGTCATAAGAGTGCACCAGATAGTTTTTATGGCGACAGGCTTCATAGAGGGAGAGGCTTTTTCTCGCGCAGTGGCCGAGAAACAGCACGGCGCCAAGGCCGATCATCAGGCCGCATATATCCAGCAGATTGATATCCAGCATATTGACGGCGGGCAGGGCAAACTGAGCCTCGGCTTGCAGGGCGAGTTCATAGAGCGACACGGCAAACATGGCGCCACAGAGCAGCAGTTTGATACGGGCGAGGCGGGTGAGCTTGGCCTGCATTATTTCCGGCGAGACAAAATAGAGGTTCTCCAGATGTCGTCTCTGCTCCGTAATAAGGATCCCGCGCACATTGACATCCACCTCGACCAGGGTCGATTCGCGATAGACCAGCCCCTCTTTTTCCCAGTCGTTGGCCAGCATGGCAACCAGCACCGGATAGAGCACCACTGCGAGGCCGCAATATATCGGCAGCGCATTGTATCCGCTGGATATCAGCCCAACTGACAAAATAGCGAATATATAGGGCGACAGGGCCCTGACTGCAATTGATGCTTTCATCGTTATATATCCATAAATAACGCGTTTTATAGGCGCCGATAGCGCACAAGCCACCATGGCCGCCGCCAATAAACGGCAGCAGCCAAACAGGGGTTCGATCAGCGGTAATCCATTCCGGCAAATAGCCTGCAACAGCCCTTTGCATGGCAACAGGGACAAGAGCGCCATGGTAAGCCAAACGAAGCCATCATGACTGTGAGCTGGACGCCATAAACCGGCGGCTGTGGTGGCTGCCGGTGCCGGGATCAGCGGTTGCGCCGCTCCGGCTCGTTGCGATGCAAAAAGGTGGTCAGGGTATCGCGCGGCGGCGTGATGCCACACTGCACCAGAATCCGCCCGATGGCGCCCCTGTGATAGCCGCCATGAGTGACCAGATGGAGCAGCATTTCGTCGCGGCTCATCTGCCCCTGGTCACCATCGACAAAGCGAAACGAGAGTGGGGTTGCTCCCTCTTGCGGGCTCAGTGCCCCAACGTAATCCACCAGCCAGTTATCCAGCTCGGTGACTGCGCCGTGCAGGGCGGTCAGGGTCGGTGTCTCCGGGGTATTGGTGGCGGTAAAGCCGTGGCGTTCCCCCAGCAGATTGGCCTTGAAGATGGCATCGACCACATGGATATGGTTGAAGATCCTGAGGCAGGTGTGGTGGGCCTCGCCATATTGCTGCGCATCGAGCGTGGCGATGGCATCCAGCAGCTCGCCATCGGCCCAGCGTTTGCAGTGAAAGAGGGATTGCAGTGTCTTGTTGCTCATCGCGTCCTTGCCCTTGTCGCTTAGTGAAGTGCGGCATGTTAGCCAAAATGGGCTCAATACGAAACCCATTCTATTGCAGCTTTAGCCCCCGCCATGCAAAAGCCCCGAGAGCTGGCGCTTTCGGGGAAGAGGAAAAACATCGACAAAGAATTACCAAGGCATTGGGGTCATACCTGAACCGGATCAGGCATCGACATAGAGCACCTGACCGCTAATAAAGCCATCGACGGAGCGCTCAAACGCCTTGCCGACCAGAGCGCCCGGCACCGGCTGGAAGCCCGGCATCATCTCGCCATATACGTCCCACGCCTCTTCCAGTACGGTCGGGTTGACCACATTGATGCGAATGCCGCGGGGCAGCTCGTGGGCCACGCACTGGACAAAGGTATCGATGGCGCCGCTGGTGGTGGCATCGGCAATGGCCAGCGGGATCGGCTTGATATTGAGGATGCCGGAGATCAGGGTGAAGGAGCCCCCCTGATTGATGTAGTTGAGGCCGATATTGACCAGATTGATCTGCCCCATCAGCTTGCTCTGGATGGTGGTTTGCCACTGCTCGTCGCTCATCTCGCCAAAGGGGGCGTATTCGCAATAGCCGGCGGTATTGACCACTGCATCGAAGGAACCCACGTTTTGGTAGAGCCGCTCGATGGACTCTCTGCTGGTGATATCCACCTGAAAATCACACCCTTCGCCGGAGCGGCTGGCGGTAATGACCTTGTGCTTGCCCAGACCGCTGAGGGCGGCTTGCCCCATTTTCCCCTGAGCACCAATCAGAATGACAGTTTTCATCGTTAACCTCGCTTTGCTGGAAGAGCTGCAAGGTTAGAGAGCCAATGATACAATGTAAATCATGGGTGATTTGTATGTGATACAACTGAAATTGGTGAGGTAAGGGTGGAGAAGATCGATATCAGGCAGATGCGGTTACTCGTGCTGCTGGTGAGATACAAGAGTGTGTCGCGGGTGGCCGAGCTGCTGGAGATCTCCCAGCAGGGGGTGAGCAGCCATCTGAAAAAGCTGCGCGATCTCTTTCCCGCCGAGCTGTTTATCCGCCAGAGCGCCGGGTTGCAGCCGACCGATTACGCCTGCGAGCTGGCCGCCAGGTTCGAGCAGATCCTGGCCGATATCGACGGGGTCTTTGTGGCAACCCCCTTCGATCCCGCCAGCAGCGAGCGCACCTTCAGGGTGATGGCCAACGAATATGCCCAGCTCGCCATTATCCCAAGGCTGGCGAGCGCCCTGCGCAGTCAGGCGCCCTCCATCCGGCTCGATGTGGTGGACTTTCAGGCCGAACTGCATCTGGAGGGGCTGGCCAGCGGCGAGGTCGATCTGGTGATTGGTTTTGATGCCTATCTCGACCCGGGGTTGCTGCGCGCCACCCTGCGCCGGGATCACTACTGCTGCGTGCTGCGCCGCGACTCCCGATATCTTCCGGACAAGGCTCCGCAGGATATGGCGGCCATCCCCTTTGTGCAGTTCGCCAACAGCGTCGGCAATTTCGAAGGGCAGATGAGCCCGCAGCAGGTTGCCAGTGCGGCGGTGGCGACGCTCCCCTGTTACACCTCGCTGCAAGCCTTTATGTCGGTCAATGATGTGGCGGCCTGCATTCCGTCGGCCATCGCCGCCCTCGGCGATTTTCGCACCGTGGAGCTGGCCGGGGCGCCGCAGCAGTTCGAGGTGGTGGTCGGCAGACACCGCAAAAGTCAGGGCAATCTCGCCATCGAGTGGCTGGCCGAGGTGATCAAGGCCGCCACCCCGCTCGCTTCCGCCTGAGCGCACCACAAGCGTTCGGGCCGGTGAGGCCGGTTGAGGGAAAGTCATTGTCCGGCCATCACCAGCCGTCCTGTTCAGCCCCGTCCCACCATTTCTCCAGTTCGGCCAATCCCTTGTGACCCAGTCGGACGATCGCTGTTCGTCCCTGCCTGCCAACCGCCGCTGCCAGTCCAACCCTGATTTTTGCGCAGGTGAAACACGAATCCCTTGAAGCGTTACATAGGTGAAACGATTGGTTCTTGGCATGGGTAAACCCAAGGGGGAGGGGCGCAGCAAACCATCCCCCCGATCACCGGATAACAGCGGCCAAAAGAGGCAAGGGGAGTCGGCCCCAAGGCCAGCAAGGATGGGGGCTTGCGCCGATGGGATGGTTGGCGGAAAAGGGCGGCAAGGTGCGTCCAGCGCGGGCTGGATAACCCCATGAAATATCTGGTTACACTCTTCCCGCCCTATTGATTGAATAGTGATTGAATATCGACGGGCGGGGTGTGAAGATGCGCGCCACTCGCCTTGGCGAGACCTATATAACAAGCGACGGCGGTGAGGCTGGCGGCAGATGCTCCGGCCCCCACCGCGGCGAAAACCCGGGCCGGGATGGCCTCATTTTGTGAGTTCAGGTTCCATGAAAAAACTGTTTCTGTTATTGCCCGCTCTGCTGCTGACGGCCTGTGCCGGCAGCATGACCTCTGTTGACAAGACCAGCCCGGAAGGGCGCAAAGTGGTTATTGGTCAGTTCCCGCCCAAGCCGGAGAACAACTGCACCCTCAAGCACAACGAAGAGATGCCGATGAACCTGCTGGAGCGCTACAGCAGCGCCGGCATGCTCAACTCCTACATGAACAACAGTCAGGAGAGTCTCAAGGTCGCCGATGCCAAGCAGGCCAACTACGTTCACATCTATCTGCCGGCGCAGAAGATGTTGTTCGGGGTGATCGATCTCAACTACAACGACAAGCCGCGCATCACCTACTACGACTGCCAGTCCCTCAAAGGGCTGTCACGGGGCTGATGCCCGCAGGCCGCCATTGGTTGGCCGGAGAGGCAAGGGATGAATCGACAGGGGCGACCAGCGGGTCGCCCCTGCTGTTTTTGGTGCCGCCGATGGAGGCGGCCCGAGGGGAGTGTTACCCTGTCCGCCAGTTTGCATTGCCGGGTTGCCGCAAGAGTCGTTGCCGCAGCCCTTCACACGCTTGCCAGATAAAACAAGGAGTTGTCATGCGCATTGCCATGATTGGTCTGGGGGATATCGCCCAAAAAGCCTATCTGCCGCTGCTTGCCAGCGATGGGCGGGTCACCCCGCTGCTCTGCACCCGCAATCCAGCGGTGCTGGAGCTGCTGGCCCGCCAGTATCGGGTCGCCGAGTGCTTTACCGATGTGGCGGCCATGCTGGCCAGCCGCCCCGACGCCGTGATGATCCACGCCGCCACCGCCGTGCACCGCGAGCTGGCCGAGCAGTGCCTGCGGGCAGGGATCCCTACCTTTGTCGACAAGCCCCTGTGCGACAATCTGGCCGAGGCAGAAGCGCTGGCCAATCTCGCCGTGGCGCAAGATTGTGCCCTCTTTACCGGCTTTAACCGCCGCTATCTGCCCGCCATGGCCGAGGCACGGGCCCAGCCGCTCACCGAGCTTAACTGGCAAAAGCACCGCTTTGCCCTACCGGGCAAGGCGCGGGATTTTATGTTCGACGACTTTATCCATGTGCTCGACAGCCTCTGCTTCTATGGCGGCGTGCCGGACGGCGACTTTCATGCTGTATTGCGCCCCGATGCGCAGGACAAGAGTTTGCTGGCCGTGGTAAGCGTCAGCTGGCAGAGCGGCGATCGCGCCATCAGCGGCAGCATGAACCGCAGCGCGGGGATCACCGAGGAGCGCATCGATGCCTACGGCGACAACCTCTCCCTGCACCTTGAGAACTGCACCCGCGGCAGCATCGCCCGCGACAAGGCAGCGCAGATGCTGGCCCCCAACGACTGGCAGCCGGTGCTGACCCAGCGCGGCTTTGCCGCCATGCTGGAGCACTGGTATCAGCAGATTGCAATCGGCAAGGCCGATAGCGAGCTGATCGCCTCCTACCTGCACGGTCACCGGTTGGCGGAGCAGTTGGTGGAGCTTGCGGTTTAACGAATAGAGGTGGAAAAATGACAACTACCATGCTGAGTGATATGACATCCTTGGTAGTTTTATTGCACTGGCAAGAATCATATTCCATATCGGACAGGATACTTGGTTCTTTGTTACACTCAAATTCATCTCAAGGTGAATAAAAGTTATTATTTGAGGCGGTGTTATGGGATGGGATATTACTTATCACCCAATCAGTAAAGAAGAAGTTCATTTAATTTATTTTAAAGGTCTGCAAGATCTTGAGCATTACAAGACCATTGCTTCGCAATTTGGAGTGGATGATTTTTACACTGAACAATTAAAGTCAAGATTCGCAGAAGCGAGAACTATCGAAAAAGATTTACCTTTTAACAAAGGTCATGCCTTTTATATAGCAATTATTTCTGGGTTTTTACGCAAACATCATTACCTCAGAGGCGCTGCATTTTCATTTTTAGCTGATGATAAATTAATGTCACGCTATGTTAGTGACTGGAAACAATTAGTGCCAGAAGATTTTAAAAACTGCGTATTTGATAATCGCCTGACAGAAAATTACTGTGGAGGTGTTTTCTTGTCCAACGAGGCACTGAAAGCATTACGCAGTGATTACAGTTGTAACTCTGCAGTTCGTGACAAACTGGACGATGTTTTTTCTCATGGTCGTCTGGATATATTTTGGCGTGCAGTTGATGACGCTATAGAAAATGACTTGGCACTGGTTGAGGCGACAGAAATAGTTGAGCCGAATCCACTAGATTTGAACTCAACTCGCAGTTTGACAAATTTATTTAATTGTTATCCTGATGGAGCCTTGCTGTATGCAGAGGCGAGCCTTGAACAACTTGCTCAGATAGAAAGTATGACTGAGCCAGTAACACAAGAAAAAAAGAAGGGATTCTTTGCAAGGTTGTTTGGTAGATAAATGGCTTTTTGTTGCCAACAACGAATGGAATGGGCGGTGATTTTGCACCGCCCGCTT includes:
- a CDS encoding DEAD/DEAH box helicase, which codes for MSNSDTLTWLSKDSRFYEINEKIAKNINLNEKESTYALSVAILLIKEFERDRRRAYFLEFGYFLILSYSLQSNNYTPLFDLSTNLGFYPISKFIIDNDLIENSFSNELVANGLKKFKYNDITETLEQNKYRNQLIESSANDNCYIAPTSFGKSAMIVELIKNITSGKIFIIVPTKSLLTQTYKLISSFFTNRKVIFHDEMYDGEDSFIAVFTQERALRLLKSQNNMQVDVLLIDEAHNLFESSSRSILLSRLIRRVRMRKPDSHLYYFSPLINDSNNLKFEEQQRIETRKIQFNIKEPDISEFRLDGSVYRYNRFLNEFFEQQEKTAVFPYIFSNAKNKNFIYLRAPKKVEEFAGLLANTLTLSITKELEELAQVISQNVHEDFYCVELVKRGMLYIHGKLPDLIKEYLEFKFRTINELNFIVANSVILEGVNLPIDNLYILNTHSLGAKELTNLIGRVNRLNEVFSGDAPNLSKLKPSIHFINTEEFNRKNSNMSNKIKELKAGRTNDDEVKNPTLLNFDITKFENIIDTSTNLDAIDAARNAKEKALSIIEREKFLTELPSSELERLKILFFESGLHLTYIDPDDAFDEITNNVKSIKAHPNFVDMDTIEKIYHIFISGFENKILDQSFSRLKNEKAQNYYRSFVKNIHMLTLKEHINSTVRYFYKNATDTGNNLFYIGRSYGEVNKDGNSSGTRTYIDLSTKNKKELVNLALVKIKMESDFLSYKLNEYVAILKEFGVVSEDEYNMFIYGTVRKASTNLTRLGLSGAIIRKFELDGQINNIEIDSFGHVFVNDSFMKYLNKQDDLVQFEIKKYLAL
- a CDS encoding DUF7661 family protein, which codes for MMIFSVFGRLVGVKREGEQWLLFNVSLPERKYSRIRDVIIPDFLTEDEIPRWLDDIYHEAASAAHPDVVRIE
- a CDS encoding M28 family metallopeptidase — translated: MKAMTAALLLPLIPLAVQAGVPVWITIGADSGVELKQVNAKLSPLFSASGAPVQLAQIEASELGSLSHLMHEGHQRCGGYVVHTTLADALQSMAQPLSQNLFSAPPLTQGASVNRLLPHLDQGNIASTISKLSGWRNRYYTTPTGTQSADWVASQWQSLGSTLPWASVSRVKHSGYPQQSVVLTLKGSRYPDEVVVLGGHLDSTAGSAPNSKTLAPGADDDASGIATLTEVLRVIAEQGRQPERTLQFIGYAAEEVGLRGSKDIASRYKAANTRVLAALQLDMTNYKGSANDIVFMTDYTDKGLTGYLTQLIDAYLPQVSYGYDSCGYGCSDHASWHNQGYPAAMPFESRFSEYNPRIHTAQDTLQNSDPSAGHALKFAQLATSFAVEMGKIN
- a CDS encoding DinB family protein, whose product is MSNKTLQSLFHCKRWADGELLDAIATLDAQQYGEAHHTCLRIFNHIHVVDAIFKANLLGERHGFTATNTPETPTLTALHGAVTELDNWLVDYVGALSPQEGATPLSFRFVDGDQGQMSRDEMLLHLVTHGGYHRGAIGRILVQCGITPPRDTLTTFLHRNEPERRNR
- a CDS encoding short chain dehydrogenase, whose product is MKTVILIGAQGKMGQAALSGLGKHKVITASRSGEGCDFQVDITSRESIERLYQNVGSFDAVVNTAGYCEYAPFGEMSDEQWQTTIQSKLMGQINLVNIGLNYINQGGSFTLISGILNIKPIPLAIADATTSGAIDTFVQCVAHELPRGIRINVVNPTVLEEAWDVYGEMMPGFQPVPGALVGKAFERSVDGFISGQVLYVDA
- a CDS encoding LysR family transcriptional regulator — its product is MRLLVLLVRYKSVSRVAELLEISQQGVSSHLKKLRDLFPAELFIRQSAGLQPTDYACELAARFEQILADIDGVFVATPFDPASSERTFRVMANEYAQLAIIPRLASALRSQAPSIRLDVVDFQAELHLEGLASGEVDLVIGFDAYLDPGLLRATLRRDHYCCVLRRDSRYLPDKAPQDMAAIPFVQFANSVGNFEGQMSPQQVASAAVATLPCYTSLQAFMSVNDVAACIPSAIAALGDFRTVELAGAPQQFEVVVGRHRKSQGNLAIEWLAEVIKAATPLASA
- a CDS encoding Gfo/Idh/MocA family protein, whose product is MRIAMIGLGDIAQKAYLPLLASDGRVTPLLCTRNPAVLELLARQYRVAECFTDVAAMLASRPDAVMIHAATAVHRELAEQCLRAGIPTFVDKPLCDNLAEAEALANLAVAQDCALFTGFNRRYLPAMAEARAQPLTELNWQKHRFALPGKARDFMFDDFIHVLDSLCFYGGVPDGDFHAVLRPDAQDKSLLAVVSVSWQSGDRAISGSMNRSAGITEERIDAYGDNLSLHLENCTRGSIARDKAAQMLAPNDWQPVLTQRGFAAMLEHWYQQIAIGKADSELIASYLHGHRLAEQLVELAV